The genomic window TCGGTATTCAGCAAATATCTGTCGTCTTCATGAATGATATGGAATAATGGTTTTTGCTGGCTTGTGTTCCTCAATAATGGTATCATTTCACTGTGCCCTCCCTTGTATGGTATTTCGAATAGTTTGCCTGATTTATTATACAAGATGGGCACGACTATTTTGTAATTTTTCCCCTCTTTTCTTCAAATATTTTTTCATCTCCCCTGAAAAACAAGCCTTTTCATGCTGCCGTTCTTGATATCTTTTTGTAGACTTTACAAAATTATTGCCCCGTCCTATCGCCTCTTCTCCCTGATTTACAACGAATCTTTTCGCTTATGCGCCAGCTCTTTATTCTATAAATGTCAGCATGTTATATTATGCCATATCGGTTGTCAAACAGAAACCGACTGAATTGTGCTAAAATATTGAAAGTATTTCTATAGCACAATGCTCAATTTATTACTATGTGGAATCTTGATAATTGTTGAGTTCTGTTATGTCTTCATCTTTTGAATACTGCCGCATCCAGATAAAAGGCAGGCGTTGGGAATGTCTTGAGCAACTTTTTCGCACCCATCCTTTCTATGGCAACCACGAGGTCTATGTCATGGGTTGATCGCGGTTCACCCTGCAAACTTGAAGCGACAGAACCCGTTGCCATGTATTATATCCCAGAGTCGTCAAGTGTCTGAATGACTTTTCTTAGTAGTTCCTGTTGTGGCATTTATTCAGGCGCTCCAGATAGATTTTTTTGATTGCATTGTCCGGTAGCTCAGGAAACCTCTCGCGCAATCCGTGAAGAAAGAGATCCTTGGAAAATTGGGATAATTCAAATGCCTTAAGCAGTCTCTGCTCAGGTGACATCCGGCGAAGCGCTTGGATGTACAGCTTGTGATTCGGGCATTTTTTGCTATTCATCCGTATCAGACAAATTGCGAAGATGTTGATCCGCCATTTTGCCTTGCAGAAAATAGTCTTTTGTATAAGGATGAACTGCCGTATCTTGAAGAAGGTGTTTTTCTGACATCCATTGGTAATCGCTGTGTTGTATCAATGGCAATGCAGGGTGTTCGGCGAGGAGTTTTATTTCATAGGCAATGACAATGTAATGGGTCCCAAAGTCTGGCTCGTCGGCAAAGTTTTCTTTGTAGAGATGTTCAAATACTCCGAGGAAACGTGCGTTTTTCAGGTCAAGAGCTATTCCCACTTCACCCTCAGTAATTCGCCTGAATGCCGCATCAATCTTTTCGTCTTTCCAGATACGACCGCCCGGGACAAACCACGTGCTTTTTGCAGGACTATGCTTGCGCAAACCTAATAACACTTTATTGCTCTGGTTCCTTACGATCAAGTCCATTGACACCAGCGGCGCGTTCTTTACAATCTCACGAAACTTTGATTGTTCCAACATGTTCATCTGCCTTTTGTCAGAGATGCCTTTGCTTTGTGAGATACTGTCCCTGTTCTGCTGTATGGCATCAGGGTAAGGAAGAACCTTACACCTTGCTCTTGGGATATGTGATAGTGCATTATTTTCTTACCGTATTAGATATTGGTAGAGTAGAAAAAGAGAGACTTGGCTAAAGAAAAAGTCCTCAAAATATAGTAAAAATAGTTTTGATAAAAGAAATGCAACAATTTAGCTCTTTGAAAAATTCTCTCTATGAATAATATTGTCGTGTAGTGGCAGGTTTCAAGCCTGCCACTACTCGGTATGGTAAATATTATCTTTGTTGGGATTTTTCAAAAAACAAAATGCTACCCTCAACTCTTTATCGGCAATTTTACTTCTGACATTGATATGACCACATGTTTCCGCTGCTGTTTAAATCGTTTTCTCATTCTTGCTCTTTTAGTCGAAAATATTCAATGCCTTTCATAAACCCTTTTCCTCTGCATCATCCTGTTCTGCCTGGCTTTGGTGTGTTTCCATTCAAGCACTACACAAGCCGAACGCGTAGAATAAATAATGGTATAACTCACGCTCAGAACCTGCATGACGGTCGATACAGGCACTTTTTTATCCAATGCTAACAAAAGGTGTGTCCGGTTGGTTTCTCTTGCCATGCGCTGCCCCTTTGAGATAAAAGCCATTAGTGCTGGCTTATCCTCTTTGCTTAGAAGATGTATTTCTGTGTGTCTCATACATCTTAATATGTTTCGTTTTAATAAGTCAATAAAGTAGTTGTTGTATTTTTACTAAAGTACTTTTCAATTCTTCCGATAAATAATCATTGATCAATGAGAATATGGTAATTCGTAAGTATATAGTATTTTAAAAAAGGTTTATTTTGGTATTAAAATGAACTGAACTCAGATCCTGACGAAGTAACTTTCCTACCTTTGCTTCCATCGTTAGCTCAGGTGAACTACGGGAGGAATAAAGATAAGTCGGTATGTTTTCGTACCCTCCTTGTGAACTTATGACTCATGATGGCTTACTCCGAAAACAATCAATTGGCCAAGAATAGCCGGAATAATATGTCATTTTAAAATACTGACTTTGTAAAGTCAAAAAGTGCCAGAAACCGTTAAATCTCTATATTTAAGTACATAAAGGAGGCAATGAAAATAATCGCGTTGTATTTAATACTGTAGGAAAGAAATGTAAAAAAACAATTAACAAGGGGAGGATTCATTATGATAAAGAAAAGGAGTGGTGACGGCTTTACATTGATAGAGCTACTGGTTGTGGTTGCTATTATTGGTATTCTTGCAGGTATTCTTTTGCCAGTATTAGGAAAAGCACGCGAGTCGGCACGCAGGACACAGTGCGCCTCAAACCTGAAACAGATCGGTTTGGCGCTTAACATGTATGCAAACGATAACAATGAAGCACTTCCCACAACAGCCGGTACTGATACTGCAGCCGAAGAATTAGAATCACTGGGAAAATTATTTGATGTGTATATTACCGATAGAAAGGTCTTCAGGTGTCCGAGTGATACTGGCGTTACCGAAGCCGGTGTGTTACAGTTAACAACGACGAATACTTCTTTTGATATAGACTCCTGTAGTTATGGTTATGATGATAACCACACGGCAAATAATGACCCAGGAGTAGTTATCGTTGCAGACAGGCGTGGAACCGATACGGCAAGTACAGGACTTTCAAACAATCATAGCCATAAAGGACAGAACGTGCTCTTTATCGATGGTCATGTTGAATGGAAAGGTACTGCTACGTGCGGTTACTATGGTACCAGTCACGATAACATTTGGACTTTAAGTACTGCTCCAAACACATTCTTAAATTCGGGTCAAACAAATAACGCCCTTGAAACTGATACCGTTATAATGCAATAATCTCTATTTACTTCGATGCTTATTTAAAAGGGTAATATTCTCAGCAAGGATATTACCCTTTTTCTTTTTGTTGTGTAAGCACCTCATTCATACTCCCGCTCCGGTAGCCTTCCATATCGATAGTGACATATTTATAACCAATTTCCTTAAATTTTTTAACAAGTTCTTTGCGCTTACCATTCTGCAAGAGTGCAGGGATATCTTCCGGCAACACCTCAATTCGTGCAATGGTATCGTGATGTCTGACACGAAATTGTCGCAGTCCGATACTCCGCAGATAATTTTCTGCCGCGGCAACGATCGCCAATTTCTCCTCGGTTATTGCGTTTCCATAAGGAAATCTGGAAGACATGCATGCATAGGGGGGTTTGTCCCAACTGGAAAGTTTCAGGTATTTCGATATCTCGCGAACATCGGCCTTTCTCAAGCCACTTTCTTTTAAGGGGCTACGTACTTCAAGTTCTTTTGCTGCATCCAGACCCGGTCTGTATTCACCTGTATCATCAAGATTCGCTCCATCTGCAACATATTTATAGCCTTTTTCCCGGGCAATCACCTTGAGTTTCCCAAATAATTCCGATTTGCAGAAATAGCATCGGTTGGGAGGATTTTGGGCAAATCCGTCAATGCCTAGTTCGCTGGTATCGATGGTTAAATGAGGAATACCAATTTCTTTGGCAATCTTTTTGGCCTCTTCGTATTCATACTCAGGATACGTCTCTGACCGTGCAGTGACAGCAATGGACTTGTCTCCAAGCACATCATAACATACTTTTGCTACCAGGGAACTATCCACACCTCCGGAGAAAGCCACCACCACACTTTCTAAGGCCTTTATCGTGTCTCTCAAATTATTCAGTTTTTCTTCCGTGTTCATAAGCTTTTGTATGCCGTTGGCATTTTTGCGCCGAATTATTATGACAAATCAAGCATTCTTTGGATAGCCGTCCGTGCTTTTACGGCAATGTTATCGGGTACTTGTATCTGGTAAACGAGATCTTCTAATGACCACAACACCTTTTCAAGACTAATAAGCTTCATATTAGAGCAATCAGCGAGGAGCGAAATGGCATAAAAAGTTTTTTGCGGATTCTCTTTTTTCAAACGGTGGAGAATGCCCGTTTCCGTACCAATAATAAATTCTTTTGCATCGGTTTCCTTGCAATACTTGGCAATACCAGTGGTACTGGCAACATGATCTGCCAAAGCAATAACATCCGGCGTACATTCCGGATGAACGACGATCTTTGCATTCGGATGTTTCGACTTCAAAATAATAATATGTTCTGATAATATCCTATGATGGGTAGGGCAGTAGCCTTCCCAAAGTATCATAGGCCTATTTAGCTTGGAAGCTACATAGCCCCCAAGACTCTTATCCGGTATAAAGATGATTTCCTGATCTTTTGGAAGCGATGATACAATTTTCATTGCATTGGAAGAAGTGCAGCATATGTCGCTCTCTGCTTTTATAGCGGCGGTGCTATTTACGTAACAAACGACTTTGGCCTGTGGGTGTTCGCTCTTTTTTATTTTAAGTTGTTTGAGCGTAATCATGTTGGCCATAGGACACCCCGCATGTTCATCGGGCAATAGTACCATTTTATCAGGACAAAGGATCGACGCCGTTTCCGCCATGAAGTGTACACCACAGAACACAATAATGTCTGCTTTTGTGTTGGCAGCTTGCTGGGAAAGTCCTAACGAGTCGCCTGTGAAATCGGCAATATCCTGCACATCACCCCTTTGGTAGTTATGCGCAAGGATTACTGCATTTCTTTTTGCTTTTAAGTCCTTAATTTTTTCTATTATGGTAGACACAAAAAATTACGCTATGCACCTTATTTAAAGATAAATTACCGATAAAATTATCAATTACGAAATGACTTGGAATGCAATGGTTTTATTAAACAGCCTGCCTCTTGTATCCGATTGTACGCCAGCATGTCAATCTCTCATATTTAGCAAGCGATTTAAGAATTTTATTCTTTTCTAGGTTAATCATAGCAAAGCATTCGATGTTTTTAAATACTTTTTTATAAATTGTATTAAGTTTCCAAGAGTCATTTTTTCTTGACAATAAAAAACCTATCTGATAGCATATTTCAGCCTAAGTATGATGTTTTTAAAGATTTCGGGAGAAGGTTGCGTGTCATTCCATCGCTAAATACTTAGGGCGATTAGCTCAGTTGGCTAGAGCGCTTGCTCGACAAGCAAGAGGTCACTGGTTCGAGCCCAGTATCGCCCACCATAAATTGGTAACCACGTCTCGAGAAATTTCTCTGCAGTCTTCCAATTACCTTGACTCGTTGATAGCGATCAGAACCACAGGAATATTGTTACTGCATCATGGAAAGTCAGAATACGGTTTATAAGTTAGGGAAAAAGAGTAGTTTTAAAGCACCTATTACGGGAATTATAACGAAGAATAAAAAAGATTACTATGGTTAAGATTACCTTACCTGACGGGACAAAAAAAGAGTATAAAGAAAATATAACCATTGGCGAAATCGCCAGCAATATCGGTAACCGTTTGGGCGAAAGGGCGTTGGCGGGAAAGGCTGGTGGTGTGCTTGTGGACCTGAATTATCCCATTAAAGAGGATATTTCTTTGTCAGTAATTACTGAGGATACAGATGAAGGCCTTGAAATTCTTCGCCATAGCACGGCGCACATTATGGCACAGGCGGTCAGCCGTCTTTTTCCTGGTGTAAAACTTGGGATAGGACCTACGATTGAAAATGGATTTTATTATGACTTCAGCCTCCAGCACAGCCTGTCTGAAGATGATCTCAGGAAGATTGAAGAAGAAATGACAAAAATTATTCGTGAGGATATCCGTATCACAAGGACGGAATTACCTCGCGATATGGCCATAAAGAAGATGGAAGCCGCCGGTCAGTCTTTTAAGACAGAACTGATTAGAGATATTGAAGACGAAACGGTGTCTTTTTATACGCAGGGAGATTTTACAGACCTTTGCCGTGGTCCGCATATTCAGAGAACGGCAAAGGCGGGAATATTTAAACTCCTGAGTGTGGCTGGCGCTTATTGGCGTGGGAAGGAAACGAATCCCATGCTGCAGCGTATTTACGGGACGGCATTTTTTACACAAACAGAACTTGACAAATATCTAAAATTTCTTGAAGAGGCTGAGAAACGCGACCATCGGAAAATAGGCAGGGATTTAGATCTTTTTAGTTTCCATGAAGAAGGGGGTGCGGGATTAACTTTTTGGCATCCCAAAGGGGCGAGGATCAGGAATATTATTGAGAATTTTTGGAGAGAAGAGCATTTCAAGCGCGGGTACGAAATTCTCTATAGCCCCCATATTGCAAAGATTAATTTATGGAAAACCAGTGGTCATTGGAATTTTTACCGTGAAAGCATGTATTCACCAATTGAGGTAGATGGGCAGGAATATATCCTAAAACCCATGAATTGCCCTTTTGCCGTGCTCATGTATAAGACAAAGCTGCACAGCTACCGTGATTTACCTTTACGATGGGGAGAATTGGGAACCGTGTATCGGTATGAAAGATCGGGTGTCTTGCATGGACTTTTACGGGTGCGGGGATTTACTCAGGATGATGCGCATATCTTCTGTACCCCAGACCAGCTGGAACGCGAAATCCTTGGAGTAATTGATCTGGCGCAGTTTATGCTTTCAAGTTTTGGATTTCACGAATATGAGATAGAATTAAGTGTCCGGGGCAAGGGAGAAAAGGAGAAATACATAGGAAAGGACGAGGTCTGGGAACACGCCGAGAATGCCCTGAAAATTGCCCTGGAAAAAAAAGGTTTGAAATATACACGGATGGAGGGTGAGGCAAAGTTTTATGGCCCGGCAATTGATATCAAGGTCAAAGATGCAATAGGACGCGGTTGGCAAGGGCCTACGATTCAGGTAGATTTTAACCTGCCTGAGAGATTTGATGTCAACTATGTTGGCTCTGATGGGTTTCATCATCGTGTGGTCATGGTGCATCGTACCGTTCTGGGAGCCATGGAACGTTTTGTCGGGTGCTTGATAGAACACTATGCAGGCGATTTTCCCTTATGGATTGCACCTGTTCAGGTAAGGATACTGCCAATTACCGATGCACACATTGATTATGCTAATAAATTACAAGCCCTGTTGCTTACAAAGAATTTTAGAGTAGAATGCGACGCGAGTAATGCAAAAATCAATTACAAGATACGGGAAGGCACTATGGGAAAAATCCCTTATCTCCTCGTTGTTGGGGATAAAGAAGTAGAAGGTGGCACCGTTGCTGTCAGAAGCAGGAAAAGGGGGAACGAAGGGACAATCGCTGTAGAAGAGTTTATCAGAAACATAGAATCTGAAATCAGAGAAAAAAGGTAATCGTATTTTTTTAGGAGGAGAATATACATTTCACAAGAATTAAGAATTAACGAGCGAATCCGTTCCTCAACGGTACGGTTGATAGATGAGAACGGTGTTCAAGTTGGTGTGATTAGTAAAGAAGAGGCTATTGCAAAGGCAAGGTCTGTGGAGCTTGATCTTGTGGAGGTTGCTCCTGACGCAACTCCGCCTGTTTGCCGGATAATGAATTATGGTAAGTTTAAATATAAACAAAAGAAAAAGTTACATCAAAAGCAGCATGTCGTACAGTTAAAAGAATTAAGACTGAGACCCAAAACCGGTGATCACGACATACAAACAAAGATCCGGCAAGCCAGAGGATTTTTAGAAAATAAAGATCGTGTTCTTATCAGCATAATGTTTAAGGGAAGGGAACGCGCTCATACAGAGCTAGGCGAGAGTATTTTGAAGCAAATTGCTGATGCACTTGAGGATATTGCTAAAATAGAAAAGGATAAAATATCCGATGAACGGAGAATGGGTATAATTTTATCACCCAAGTAAAAAAATTTCTGTGATGAAGGGCTTTAGCTTCGTATCACCCAGAAAAAACAGTATGGAAGTTACCTATTTGGAAATGGAGGTTGTATCAATGCCAAAATTGAAAACCCATAAGGGGCTTAAAAAACGGATAAAAATAAGTGCAAAAGGAAAGGTCAAAAGACCAAAGGCCGGGAAAGGCCATCTGATGTCTGGAAAGTCGGGAAGGCGGCGTGCACACTTGAGAAAGAAAACCGGGGTTTCCTCCGCCTTTAATAAGACTATGACAAGGGCTTTGAGGGGGTCTTAAGATCAATTTTAATTTTTTTAATGAAAGAGTTGTAACATGCCAAGAGCAACAAAAGGTTGTGCAAGAAAAAGATCAAGAAAAAGGTTGTTGAACAAGACGGAAGGCTATTGGGGTGGCAGAGGAAATCTCTACCGCAAGGCCATGGAAACCTATATTCGTGCCATGGTTTTTTCGTTTCGGGACCGAAAGGCCCGCAAGAGGAAGTTCCGGGAACTCTGGATTTCCCGAATCAGTGCTGCGGTCAGAGAGCGAGGAGTATCATATAGTCGTTTTATGCAGGGGTTGATTAAAGCAAAGGTAGATCTCAATAGAAAGATGCTGGCTGAGATGGCGGTCAATGATAAACCTGCATTTGATCAATTAGTCGAGCAAGTGAAAGCGGCAATGTAGAATCTTGTACTGAAACAGCACCTATTCAGTTTTCTATGCCGGTAAATTTTTGAAATAGCAGGCACGTTCTTTTCTGAAGGCAGAGCGGAGAGGGACGTGCCTACGTTTTTTATGTCTTTGAGAAACTCACTTCTATGGAAGAAAAATTAGAAGAGATAAAAAGGAACTTGCACGAAGAAATTCGTTCCATTGATGCCCAGAAAAATGCAGAACACCTGAGGATAAAATATTTAGGGAGAAAAGGCATTATCAGCGACCTTATGAAACTTATTCCAACGTTACCCATCGACAGTCGCGCTGATTTTGGACAGCAGGTCAACTCTCTCAAACGTGAAATTACCGATAGTATAGAAGCGCTCTTCAAAA from Candidatus Brocadia sp. includes these protein-coding regions:
- a CDS encoding GDP-mannose mannosyl hydrolase; this translates as MLEQSKFREIVKNAPLVSMDLIVRNQSNKVLLGLRKHSPAKSTWFVPGGRIWKDEKIDAAFRRITEGEVGIALDLKNARFLGVFEHLYKENFADEPDFGTHYIVIAYEIKLLAEHPALPLIQHSDYQWMSEKHLLQDTAVHPYTKDYFLQGKMADQHLRNLSDTDE
- the larE gene encoding ATP-dependent sacrificial sulfur transferase LarE, whose translation is MNTEEKLNNLRDTIKALESVVVAFSGGVDSSLVAKVCYDVLGDKSIAVTARSETYPEYEYEEAKKIAKEIGIPHLTIDTSELGIDGFAQNPPNRCYFCKSELFGKLKVIAREKGYKYVADGANLDDTGEYRPGLDAAKELEVRSPLKESGLRKADVREISKYLKLSSWDKPPYACMSSRFPYGNAITEEKLAIVAAAENYLRSIGLRQFRVRHHDTIARIEVLPEDIPALLQNGKRKELVKKFKEIGYKYVTIDMEGYRSGSMNEVLTQQKEKG
- the nadA gene encoding quinolinate synthase NadA, producing the protein MSTIIEKIKDLKAKRNAVILAHNYQRGDVQDIADFTGDSLGLSQQAANTKADIIVFCGVHFMAETASILCPDKMVLLPDEHAGCPMANMITLKQLKIKKSEHPQAKVVCYVNSTAAIKAESDICCTSSNAMKIVSSLPKDQEIIFIPDKSLGGYVASKLNRPMILWEGYCPTHHRILSEHIIILKSKHPNAKIVVHPECTPDVIALADHVASTTGIAKYCKETDAKEFIIGTETGILHRLKKENPQKTFYAISLLADCSNMKLISLEKVLWSLEDLVYQIQVPDNIAVKARTAIQRMLDLS
- the thrS gene encoding threonine--tRNA ligase codes for the protein MVKITLPDGTKKEYKENITIGEIASNIGNRLGERALAGKAGGVLVDLNYPIKEDISLSVITEDTDEGLEILRHSTAHIMAQAVSRLFPGVKLGIGPTIENGFYYDFSLQHSLSEDDLRKIEEEMTKIIREDIRITRTELPRDMAIKKMEAAGQSFKTELIRDIEDETVSFYTQGDFTDLCRGPHIQRTAKAGIFKLLSVAGAYWRGKETNPMLQRIYGTAFFTQTELDKYLKFLEEAEKRDHRKIGRDLDLFSFHEEGGAGLTFWHPKGARIRNIIENFWREEHFKRGYEILYSPHIAKINLWKTSGHWNFYRESMYSPIEVDGQEYILKPMNCPFAVLMYKTKLHSYRDLPLRWGELGTVYRYERSGVLHGLLRVRGFTQDDAHIFCTPDQLEREILGVIDLAQFMLSSFGFHEYEIELSVRGKGEKEKYIGKDEVWEHAENALKIALEKKGLKYTRMEGEAKFYGPAIDIKVKDAIGRGWQGPTIQVDFNLPERFDVNYVGSDGFHHRVVMVHRTVLGAMERFVGCLIEHYAGDFPLWIAPVQVRILPITDAHIDYANKLQALLLTKNFRVECDASNAKINYKIREGTMGKIPYLLVVGDKEVEGGTVAVRSRKRGNEGTIAVEEFIRNIESEIREKR
- the infC gene encoding translation initiation factor IF-3, which produces MIDENGVQVGVISKEEAIAKARSVELDLVEVAPDATPPVCRIMNYGKFKYKQKKKLHQKQHVVQLKELRLRPKTGDHDIQTKIRQARGFLENKDRVLISIMFKGRERAHTELGESILKQIADALEDIAKIEKDKISDERRMGIILSPK
- the rpmI gene encoding 50S ribosomal protein L35, translating into MPKLKTHKGLKKRIKISAKGKVKRPKAGKGHLMSGKSGRRRAHLRKKTGVSSAFNKTMTRALRGS
- the rplT gene encoding 50S ribosomal protein L20, with the protein product MPRATKGCARKRSRKRLLNKTEGYWGGRGNLYRKAMETYIRAMVFSFRDRKARKRKFRELWISRISAAVRERGVSYSRFMQGLIKAKVDLNRKMLAEMAVNDKPAFDQLVEQVKAAM